The following coding sequences lie in one Streptomyces venezuelae genomic window:
- a CDS encoding DUF5719 family protein, protein MNRTTQSLIAVVVALGAVTGFAAFGGSDATDDAGAKAAARLPVERTSLLCPVPSSSDLAETSYTAFTPKGDGAEAKGKAELLPVSKALTDAAKEKDKKAKPFLTQKAPGEPVAGEESGAESPALIGTADGALAPGWTVQQTTTYAAGSGRGMHGTNCTAPDTDFWFPGASTAKDRSDYIHLTNPDDSAAVVDVELFGPDGEITSAVGDSIQVQPHSSVPVLLSTLADKKATNVTMHVTARSGRVAAAVQSSDEKLGGDWLPASADPADSLVLPGIPKDATSVRLVAYTPGADDADLKVQLASPTGTITPAGHESLQVKSGMTAAVDLGDVTKGEAGSLVLSPTDRSVPVVAALRVTRGKGGKQETAFIPATPAVGARSTVADNRAKGSTLSLVAPEKSATVKVTASAGTGGGSPATKTYTVKGGTTLEIADPPKPAGLKGAYALTVEPVSGGPVYGSRMLSVPEEGLPMFTVQPLPDDRGTVEVPKAERDLAVLQK, encoded by the coding sequence GTGAACCGCACCACCCAGTCCCTGATCGCCGTGGTCGTCGCGCTCGGCGCCGTCACCGGGTTCGCCGCGTTCGGCGGTTCGGACGCCACGGACGACGCGGGGGCGAAGGCCGCGGCGCGGCTGCCCGTCGAGCGCACCAGCCTGCTCTGCCCCGTGCCCAGCTCCTCCGACCTCGCCGAGACCTCGTACACCGCGTTCACCCCCAAGGGGGACGGCGCGGAGGCCAAGGGCAAGGCGGAACTGCTGCCCGTCAGCAAGGCGCTCACGGACGCCGCCAAGGAGAAGGACAAGAAGGCCAAGCCCTTCCTCACCCAGAAGGCGCCCGGCGAGCCGGTCGCGGGCGAGGAGTCCGGCGCCGAGTCGCCCGCCCTCATCGGCACGGCCGACGGCGCGCTCGCCCCCGGCTGGACCGTGCAGCAGACCACGACGTACGCGGCGGGCAGCGGCCGCGGCATGCACGGCACCAACTGCACGGCGCCCGACACAGACTTCTGGTTCCCCGGCGCGAGCACCGCCAAGGACCGGAGCGACTACATCCACCTCACGAACCCGGACGACTCCGCCGCCGTCGTCGACGTGGAGCTGTTCGGCCCCGACGGCGAGATCACGTCCGCGGTGGGTGACTCGATCCAGGTCCAGCCGCACTCCAGCGTCCCGGTGCTGCTCTCCACGCTCGCCGACAAGAAGGCCACGAACGTCACCATGCACGTGACCGCGCGCAGCGGACGCGTCGCGGCCGCCGTGCAGTCCTCCGACGAGAAGCTCGGCGGCGACTGGCTGCCCGCGTCGGCCGACCCCGCCGACAGCCTCGTCCTGCCCGGCATCCCCAAGGACGCCACATCGGTCCGCCTGGTGGCCTATACGCCCGGTGCCGACGACGCCGACCTGAAGGTCCAGCTCGCCTCGCCGACCGGCACCATCACCCCGGCCGGGCACGAGAGCCTGCAGGTCAAGTCCGGCATGACGGCCGCCGTCGACCTCGGCGACGTCACCAAGGGCGAGGCGGGCTCGCTCGTCCTGTCGCCGACCGACAGGTCGGTGCCCGTGGTGGCGGCCCTGCGGGTCACCCGCGGCAAGGGCGGCAAGCAGGAGACGGCGTTCATCCCGGCGACGCCCGCGGTCGGCGCGCGCTCCACGGTCGCCGACAACCGCGCCAAAGGCTCCACGCTCTCCCTGGTCGCCCCGGAGAAGTCGGCGACGGTGAAGGTCACGGCGTCCGCGGGCACCGGGGGCGGCTCACCGGCCACGAAGACGTACACGGTCAAGGGCGGTACGACCCTGGAGATCGCGGACCCGCCGAAGCCCGCGGGCCTCAAGGGTGCGTACGCGCTCACGGTGGAGCCGGTCTCCGGCGGCCCGGTCTACGGATCGCGGATGCTGTCCGTACCGGAGGAGGGCCTGCCCATGTTCACCGTCCAGCCGCTGCCGGACGACCGGGGGACGGTCGAGGTGCCGAAGGCGGAGCGGGACCTGGCGGTGCTTCAGAAGTAA
- a CDS encoding glycosyltransferase family 2 protein: MSVHSHSAAHQGAAAAGFDPSEPPAFPRHIVTAVLVSHDGARWLPDALAGLLGQERPVQNAVAADTGSADDSARLVTEALGADRVLHLARRSGFGTAVDEAVRTAAVLTPEELPYLKRPSGWDPVSRTWRDEAYDMPDLPHGEPVQWLWLLHDDCAPDPDALSEMLRVVENEHELGKEVAVVGPKLRGWYDRRQLLEVGVSIANSGRRWTGLDRREQDQGQHDHVRPVLSVSTAGMLIRRDVYEQLGGFDRRLPLMRDDVDLCWRAHAAGHRVLVAPDAVVRHAEASSRERRTVDCVGRTATSPHRVDKAGATYTLLVNARSAVLPWVLVRLVVGTLVRTVAYLVGKAPVQALDEVAGLLATLLRPGRVLAARKQRGKPVPDAGEMRALFPPPGATVRATVEQAAGSIVGRNDAEAPAGAGRHGAVESGPGGDDADFLEIEQFARLKRIARKPGPMLFVVLLFASLIACRALLGSGALAGGALLPAPGDSSDLWARYTDVWHPVGTGGTQGAPPWIALVAGLSSLFFGSTGLAVTVLLVGSVPLAGFAAYFASRPLVTSRLLRAWASIAYAFLPAATGALAGGHIGTAVLAVLLPLVARAGIAASGLAAPHGTRGTWRATWAYTLLLTLATAFTPIVWPIALVLGLALLVVRRGDLTAYGLRFLAALGTPLLVLAPWSLTLLPFGFFKEAGLEFGADSATATDLLGASPGGPGTVSGLLLIGIVLAALGALLRSERQRAVRTAWAAALVSLVFAVLSNGSTWAGPATLGYGIALLAAAALGADGARARVAEQSFGWRQPVAALIAFAAAAGPLLVAAGWMIGGADGPLERRDPVQVPAFVAEESGTEDQARTLVLGSDSAAKVSYSLVRGSGARLGDAELAAAAADDERLDKIVARLVAGSGADQADQLGGYAVRYVLVRDGAPRQMSRTLDATPGLTRLSQEDGSALWRVDRQVARAAVVPRAGDPEPVAAGPVELHTKIESGDEGRVLRLADSADPGWTATLDGRPLPRTTVDGWAQGFELPTAGGHLDVTYDAPMTHTAWLWAQGALAVVLVVMALPGRRRDVDDDLPDEPVIPAQAVEGEGRRARRLRAQNEQAAQEAGQDVPPPPSEEAPAAVPHQQSPSYDAWEAPAPAGAEQGAYDAGQQYQGGQYQGDQYQGGQYPSGTYGQQAYQQDAYQGGAQYDPYASYGGAGGVYGEGQQQYGQSFDASYDASYDRHQQHQDPPHGTDSERPDGSQQ, encoded by the coding sequence GTCCGCACCGCCGCCGTCCTCACCCCCGAAGAGCTGCCGTACCTGAAGCGCCCCAGCGGCTGGGACCCGGTGAGCCGCACCTGGCGCGACGAGGCGTACGACATGCCGGACCTGCCGCACGGCGAACCCGTGCAGTGGCTCTGGCTGCTCCACGACGACTGCGCGCCCGACCCCGACGCCCTCTCCGAAATGCTCCGCGTCGTCGAGAACGAACACGAGCTCGGCAAGGAAGTCGCCGTCGTCGGCCCCAAACTCCGCGGGTGGTACGACCGGAGGCAACTCCTCGAAGTCGGCGTCTCCATCGCCAACAGCGGCCGCCGCTGGACCGGCCTCGACCGGCGCGAACAGGACCAGGGCCAGCACGACCACGTCCGCCCCGTGCTCTCCGTCTCCACCGCCGGCATGCTCATCCGCCGCGACGTCTACGAACAGCTGGGCGGGTTCGACCGCCGCCTGCCCCTGATGCGCGACGACGTCGACCTGTGCTGGCGCGCGCACGCCGCGGGCCACCGCGTCCTGGTCGCCCCCGACGCCGTCGTCCGGCACGCCGAGGCCTCCTCGCGCGAGCGCCGCACCGTCGACTGCGTCGGCCGCACGGCGACGTCGCCGCACCGCGTCGACAAGGCCGGCGCCACGTACACCCTGCTCGTCAACGCCCGCTCGGCCGTGCTTCCCTGGGTGCTCGTCAGACTCGTCGTCGGCACCCTCGTGCGCACCGTCGCCTACCTCGTCGGCAAGGCGCCCGTGCAGGCCCTCGACGAGGTCGCGGGCCTCCTCGCCACCCTGCTGCGGCCCGGCCGCGTCCTCGCCGCCCGCAAACAGCGCGGCAAGCCCGTGCCCGACGCGGGCGAGATGCGCGCCCTCTTCCCGCCGCCCGGCGCCACCGTCCGCGCCACCGTCGAACAGGCCGCGGGCAGCATCGTCGGACGCAACGACGCCGAGGCACCCGCGGGCGCCGGACGGCACGGAGCCGTCGAGTCCGGACCCGGCGGCGACGACGCCGACTTCCTGGAGATCGAGCAGTTCGCCCGCCTCAAGCGCATCGCCCGCAAACCGGGACCGATGCTCTTCGTAGTCCTCCTCTTCGCGTCCCTCATCGCCTGCCGCGCCCTGCTCGGCTCCGGCGCCCTCGCGGGCGGCGCCCTGCTGCCCGCACCCGGCGACTCCTCGGACCTGTGGGCGCGGTACACGGACGTCTGGCACCCCGTCGGCACCGGCGGCACCCAGGGCGCACCACCCTGGATCGCGCTCGTCGCGGGCCTGTCCTCGCTCTTCTTCGGCTCCACCGGACTCGCGGTCACCGTGCTGCTCGTCGGCTCCGTCCCGCTGGCCGGCTTCGCCGCGTACTTCGCCTCGCGCCCGCTCGTCACCTCCCGCCTGCTGCGCGCCTGGGCATCCATCGCGTACGCCTTCCTGCCCGCCGCCACCGGCGCCCTCGCGGGCGGCCACATCGGCACCGCCGTCCTCGCCGTCCTGCTGCCGCTCGTCGCCCGCGCGGGCATCGCCGCGAGCGGCCTCGCCGCCCCGCACGGCACCCGCGGCACCTGGCGCGCCACGTGGGCGTACACGCTGCTCCTGACCCTCGCCACGGCGTTCACGCCGATCGTCTGGCCGATCGCCCTGGTCCTCGGCCTCGCCCTCCTCGTGGTGCGCCGCGGCGACCTCACGGCGTACGGTCTGCGGTTCCTCGCCGCACTCGGCACCCCGCTCCTCGTCCTCGCCCCCTGGTCGCTGACGCTGCTGCCCTTCGGGTTCTTCAAGGAAGCGGGCCTGGAGTTCGGCGCCGACTCCGCGACCGCCACCGACCTGCTCGGCGCGAGCCCCGGCGGCCCCGGCACCGTGAGCGGCCTGCTGCTCATCGGCATCGTCCTCGCCGCGCTCGGCGCACTGCTGCGCAGCGAGCGGCAGCGCGCCGTCCGCACCGCCTGGGCCGCCGCCCTCGTCTCGCTGGTCTTCGCCGTCCTGTCGAACGGCTCGACCTGGGCAGGGCCGGCCACGCTCGGCTACGGAATCGCACTCCTGGCCGCCGCCGCGCTCGGCGCCGACGGCGCACGCGCGCGTGTCGCCGAGCAGAGCTTCGGCTGGCGTCAGCCGGTCGCCGCGCTCATCGCGTTCGCCGCCGCAGCGGGACCGCTGCTCGTCGCCGCCGGCTGGATGATCGGCGGCGCCGACGGCCCGCTGGAGCGCCGCGACCCCGTGCAGGTGCCCGCCTTCGTCGCGGAGGAGAGCGGCACGGAGGACCAGGCCCGCACCCTCGTCCTCGGCAGCGATTCCGCCGCGAAGGTCTCCTACTCGCTCGTACGGGGCTCCGGCGCCCGGCTCGGCGACGCGGAACTCGCCGCTGCGGCCGCCGACGACGAGCGGCTCGACAAGATCGTCGCCCGTCTCGTCGCGGGCTCCGGCGCCGACCAGGCCGACCAGCTCGGCGGCTACGCGGTGCGGTACGTCCTCGTACGCGACGGAGCGCCCCGCCAGATGAGCCGCACCCTGGACGCGACCCCGGGCCTGACCCGGCTCAGCCAGGAGGACGGCAGCGCCCTGTGGCGCGTGGACCGGCAGGTGGCCCGTGCCGCCGTCGTCCCGAGGGCGGGTGACCCCGAGCCCGTCGCGGCGGGCCCCGTCGAGCTCCACACGAAGATCGAGTCCGGTGACGAGGGCCGCGTCCTGCGCCTCGCCGACTCCGCGGACCCGGGCTGGACGGCGACCCTCGACGGCCGCCCGCTGCCCCGCACCACGGTCGACGGCTGGGCCCAGGGCTTCGAACTGCCCACCGCGGGCGGCCACCTGGACGTCACCTACGACGCCCCGATGACCCACACGGCCTGGCTGTGGGCGCAGGGCGCGCTCGCCGTCGTCCTCGTGGTGATGGCCCTGCCGGGCCGCCGCCGCGACGTCGACGACGACCTGCCCGACGAGCCCGTCATCCCGGCCCAGGCGGTCGAGGGCGAGGGCCGCAGGGCGCGCAGGCTGCGGGCCCAGAACGAACAGGCGGCGCAGGAGGCCGGCCAGGACGTACCGCCTCCTCCTTCGGAGGAGGCACCCGCCGCGGTCCCGCACCAGCAGTCGCCGTCCTACGACGCGTGGGAGGCACCGGCGCCCGCGGGCGCCGAGCAGGGCGCGTACGACGCGGGGCAGCAGTATCAGGGCGGCCAGTACCAAGGCGACCAGTACCAGGGCGGGCAGTACCCGTCCGGGACGTACGGGCAGCAGGCGTACCAGCAGGACGCCTACCAGGGGGGCGCCCAGTACGACCCGTACGCCTCCTACGGAGGTGCGGGCGGTGTCTACGGAGAAGGGCAGCAGCAGTACGGGCAGTCCTTCGACGCGTCGTACGACGCGTCGTACGACCGCCACCAGCAGCACCAGGACCCGCCCCACGGCACCGACAGCGAGCGCCCCGACGGGAGCCAGCAGTGA